Proteins from a genomic interval of Thermovirga sp.:
- a CDS encoding energy-coupling factor transporter ATPase: MSIAVRDLVHVYHSGSPLETKALDGVTFRAEKGRWMAIVGHTGSGKSTLAQHLNGLLLPTEGSVSVDGIPVRHGEESLRRVRQKVGLVFQYPEQQLFEETVFKEVSFGPRNWGLEVGDVKKSVEEALELVGIGEDLYEASPFRLSGGQKRRVAIASTLSSDPDYLVMDEPTAGLDSSGRRQLLSLLSNLKELGKGIIHITHDMELALGFADTILVLDEGRSALWGPPDVILGELLERDIRGLVIPDLVRFAGRLRDLGFEVPLTWEPGILAEAIGRSHGR, translated from the coding sequence ATGTCGATAGCCGTGAGGGACCTGGTCCATGTCTATCACTCCGGCTCACCTCTTGAGACAAAGGCCCTGGACGGCGTCACCTTCCGGGCTGAAAAGGGCAGATGGATGGCCATTGTGGGACATACCGGGAGCGGCAAGTCCACCCTTGCCCAGCACCTGAACGGGCTCCTCCTGCCAACGGAGGGCTCCGTGAGCGTCGACGGCATACCCGTCCGCCATGGCGAGGAGTCCCTCCGCCGGGTCAGGCAGAAGGTCGGTCTCGTTTTCCAGTACCCGGAGCAGCAACTCTTCGAGGAGACGGTCTTCAAGGAAGTTTCCTTCGGACCCAGGAACTGGGGTCTCGAGGTTGGTGATGTGAAGAAAAGCGTCGAAGAAGCCCTCGAACTGGTGGGCATCGGCGAGGATCTTTACGAAGCCAGTCCCTTTCGGCTCTCGGGAGGGCAAAAAAGAAGGGTCGCCATAGCTTCTACGCTCTCCTCCGACCCGGACTACCTGGTCATGGATGAGCCTACCGCCGGACTCGACTCCTCGGGAAGGAGGCAGTTGCTCAGCCTGCTTTCCAACCTGAAGGAACTGGGCAAGGGGATAATCCACATCACCCACGACATGGAACTGGCCCTGGGCTTTGCCGACACGATACTCGTTCTCGACGAGGGCAGGAGCGCCCTATGGGGTCCCCCCGACGTAATACTGGGGGAACTCCTCGAGCGCGACATAAGGGGGCTGGTCATCCCGGATCTCGTTCGTTTCGCGGGCCGCCTCCGCGACCTGGGTTTCGAGGTGCCTCTCACTTGGGAACCA